One window of the Sander lucioperca isolate FBNREF2018 chromosome 5, SLUC_FBN_1.2, whole genome shotgun sequence genome contains the following:
- the LOC118495105 gene encoding NLR family CARD domain-containing protein 3-like produces the protein MFSNWEYQGDGWDGCPSECPFQGNFICTSPLENQPPLLLEENIGTFVKNELKKIQKFLKITLHFLRRMKQEELADRLQRMCKRKLKTNLNKKFQCVFEGIAKAGNPTLLNQMFTEIYIMEGGTAEVNDEHEVRQIETASRKPNRPETTIRREDIFKAPPGRDEPIRTVMTKGVAGIGKTVLTQKFTLDWAEGKANQDIQFIFPFTFRELNVLKDKKYSLVELVDYFFSETKEAGICRFEEFQVVFIFDGLDECRLPLDFLNTEILTDVTESTSVGVLLTNLIRGKLLPSARLWITTRPAAANQIPAECVDMVTEVRGFTDPQKEEYFSKRYRDKKQASRIISHIKTSRSLHIMCHIPVFCWITATVLEDVLKTREGGELPKTLTEMYIHFLVVQSKLKNIKYGGGAGTDSNWNEETKKMIESLGKLAFEQLQKGNLIFYESDLTKCGIDIRSASVYSGVFTQIFKEERGLYQDKVFCFVHLSVQEFLAALHVHLTFINSGVNLLSEEQTTSRLPKVFRVKPKVKHLLQSAVDKALQSPNGHLDLFLRFLLGLSLETNQTLLRGLMTQTGSSSETNQKTVKYIKTKISEDLSAERSINLFHCLNELNDRSLVEEIQQYLSSGSLSTDKLSPAQWSALVFILLSSGKDLDVFDLKKYSASEKTLLRLLPVVKASNKAL, from the exons ATGTTCTCCAACTGGGAATACCAGGGTGATGGTTGGGATGGGTGCCCCTCAGAGTGCCCCTTCCAGGGTAACTTCATCTGCACATCCCCCCTGGAGAACCAGCCACCCTTG ctgctggaggagaacaTCGGTACTTTTGTGAAGaacgagctgaagaagatccagaag tttctgaagatcacactgcacttcctgaggagaatgaagcaggaggagctggctgaccgtctgcagcgca TGTGTAAACGTAAACTCAAGACTAACCTAAAcaagaagttccagtgtgtgtttgaggggattgctaaagcaggaaacccaacccttctgaatcagatgttcacagagatctacatcatggagggagggactgcagaggtcaatgatgaacatgaggtcagacagattgaaacagcttCCAGGAAACCaaacagaccagaaacaacaatcagacgagaagacatctttaaagccccacctggaagagatgaaccaatcagaacagtgatgactaagggagtggctggcatcgggaaaacagtcttaacacagaagttcactctggactgggctgaaggcaaagccaaccaggacatccagttcataTTTCCTTTcactttcagagagctgaatgtgctgaaagataaaaagtacagcttggtggaacttgttgattacttcttcagtgaaaccaaagaagcaggaatctgcaggtttgaagagttccaggttgtgttcatctttgacggtctggatgagtgtcgacttcctctggacttcctcaacactgagatcctgactgatgttacagagtccacctcagtgggtgtgctgctgacaaacctcatcagggggaaactgcttccctctgctcgcctctggataaccacacggcctgcagcagccaatcagatccctgctgagtgtgttgacatggtgacagaggtcagagggttcactgacccacagaaggaggaaTACTTCAGTaagagatacagagacaagAAGCAGGctagcagaatcatctcccacatcaagacatcacgaagcctccacatcatgtgccacatcccagtcttctgctggatcactgctacagttctggaggacgtgttgaagaccagagagggaggagagctgcccaagaccctgactgagatgtacatccacttcctggtggttcagtccaaactgaAGAACATCAAATATGGTGGAGGAGCTGGGACCGATTCAAACTGGAATGAAGAGACAAAGAAGATGAttgagtctctgggaaaactggcttttgagcagctgcagaaaggcaacttgatcttctatgaatcagacctgacaaagtgtggcatcgatatcagatcagcctcagtgtactcaggagtgttcacacagatctttaaagaggagagaggactgtaccaggacaaggtgttctgcttcgtccatctgagtgttcaggagtttctggctgctcttcatgtccatctgacattcatcaactctggagtcaacctgctgtcagAAGAACAAACAACCTCCCGGCTGCCTAAAGTCTTCAGAGTCAAACCTAAAGTAAAACATCTCCTtcagagtgctgtggacaaggccttacagagtccaaatggacacctggacttgttcctccgcttcctcctgggtctttcactagagaccaatcagactctcctacgaggtctgatgacacagacaggaagtagctcagagaccaatcagaaaacagtcaagtacATCAAGACGAAGATCAGTGAggatctgtctgcagagagaagcatcaatctgttccactgtctgaatgaactgaatgatcgttctctagtggaggagatccaacagtacctgagttcaggaagtctctccacagataaactgtctcctgctcagtggtcagctctggtcttcatcttactgtcatcaggaaaagatctggacgtgtttgacctgaagaaatactctgcttcagagaagactcttctgaggctgctgccagtggtcaaagcctccaacaaagctctgtaa